TCGCACAGCGAGCAATTCTCCCGCGCCACCACTCAGCACCCGCTGCGGCTGTGCGACGGCCTCAAGAAATTCCAAACGCCTGCCGGCAAGCTCTCCGTGTTCCTCGATGATGTGAGCCCAGCGTTCATCGGTCAATCGAATCGGAATGCCATTTTTAGAGGTGACTTCAGCAGTCATTTCTTCACGCCGGGCTATTCACTCTTAACAATAGACTTGACTCTATATCGCCTCGATTCTTACGCCGCCAAAATACCCAAAGCCCATATTAAAATCAAGCAGCACCTCATCTGCTTGAGAAGTGAGGAAGAGACGAAAATCTGTTTGCGAGAAGGCGAATGATGCTGCTTTTTTGTTCTGCTAAAAAATGCTTGCTTTTCGAAGATGATTGCAACAACCTTGTCAGAAAAAACTGTTTGGGAAGAAATCGCAATGAAAATTCCGGTTATTCTATCGTTTCTGTTGGCATTGACAGTCGCAGCCAATGCCCAAGTTTCGCGCGGTGTGGTGAAAGAAGGCCTGACGCTCGACAGCAAAATTATGGGCGCAAAAGTGCGCTATACCATTTACCTGCCTTTTGATTACGAAACCTCGAGCCGTTTTTACCCCGTGGTCTATTTGCTGCATGGTTACACCGACAACGACATGGCGTGGATTCAATTTGGCGAGGCGCATCTCATTGCGGACGAAGCCATTGCCAGCCGCGAGATTCCGCCCATGATCATCGTCATGCCCGATGCCGGCGTGAGCTGGTATATCAACAACTATAACAATTCTGTGCGTTATGAAGATTTTTTCTTTCAGGAATTTTTGCCGTACATCGAATCGCATTATCGCATTCGCGCGGAGAAGAATTACCGCGGCATTGCCGGCCTTTCGATGGGCGGTTTTGGCACGTTGGTTTATATCATGCGTCATCCGGAGCAGTTTGTCGCGGGTGCGGCGCTGAGTTCTGCCGTCAACACGACAGAGCAATTCATCGCCATGGACGACCGCGGTTGGGGCCGCTGGCCAACCGCGATTTATGGCGCGGGATCAGGCGAGGCGCGCATCACGAATCATTTACTCTCTTACCAGCCCATTCGAATGGCGGAAACGGTGGACGTTGAAAAGCTCAAGAGCGTTAGAATTTATCTCGATTGCGGAGACGATGATTATCTCACCATTGGCAATGCCATGCTGCACGTGGCGCTCACGCAGAGGCAAATTCCGCACGAGTATCGCGTGCGCGACGGCAGCCACGCCTGGTCC
This genomic stretch from Cytophagia bacterium CHB2 harbors:
- a CDS encoding esterase family protein; the protein is MKIPVILSFLLALTVAANAQVSRGVVKEGLTLDSKIMGAKVRYTIYLPFDYETSSRFYPVVYLLHGYTDNDMAWIQFGEAHLIADEAIASREIPPMIIVMPDAGVSWYINNYNNSVRYEDFFFQEFLPYIESHYRIRAEKNYRGIAGLSMGGFGTLVYIMRHPEQFVAGAALSSAVNTTEQFIAMDDRGWGRWPTAIYGAGSGEARITNHLLSYQPIRMAETVDVEKLKSVRIYLDCGDDDYLTIGNAMLHVALTQRQIPHEYRVRDGSHAWSYWRSGLLEALKFIGASFHKP